Proteins encoded together in one Festucalex cinctus isolate MCC-2025b chromosome 8, RoL_Fcin_1.0, whole genome shotgun sequence window:
- the LOC144024503 gene encoding PHD finger protein 20-like isoform X1 has translation MSKTPPNRRGITFEVGAQLEARDSLKNWYAANIEKIDYDDEKVLIHYRQWSHRYDEWFEWTSPYLRPVERVQLRRQGLQDDAPVPGFQVNDKVLASWSDCRFYPAKVISVNKDVSYTVKFFDGVIQTVKGIHVKPFIRERGAGKSRSSERNMVRRVPNRKDRRPPVNGEPRNKRARRSTSDQENDSNSEEEEPEVRVVNGKNKRANGKMEASPARKQSEENSGQPEQKKFSGAEDGSQLTNGAKDCHDDKCHENGDVKKEEEEVDMEVNATQPYTDTAKPYTELPDQPEQASPGESNEDLEQKPNIKSESLQPNTSPAPQPVKPVRKQGFHNPNRFSREPLYRVIKNQPPPVLSINLDHNPFKCSAAGCTKSFRKAKLLHYHMKYYHGEEQPLEAECSPTRSSHNRSADKQATCTALDGPKRRRTISASMHTVAAAANRGEMKAAGRRTSAPSAINTHGHQQRVLLREKSKENQLDKNGCQQQDKESDKFGFEMGPVKDRPKEKPKQKDFLRIKLKKRKKKKKVQSDCTDIEENIDFSVLCPPPKLKMPFKYPPSHNYKREAYRCRPGYSDSVPINVDDDDSLSDWSTDSCGWSDEDYGVDVDVTSPPLSLDCGADGNDQEIVRCICEVEEENDFMIQCEDCLCWQHGTCMGLLEDNVPDRYACYICRDPPGQRQSLRYWYDRDWLNNGHMHGLSFLEENYSHQNAKKITTTHQLLGDVHHVVEILNGLQLKMNILQTNTHPDLKLWRQPWKRVARPPTCSDSYRGSNAAPSPVTPDEDMSRGEILMSNALEKLSRAAAAATSSSSCSSSPFPSFQDSYITSEHCYQKPRTYYPAVEQRLVVETRQGSELEDSMRSTEELLEREQRFGSLLETDKPKSISMSNKATSGGSWPDAQMKREVWSRPEEAADNCKQQQWQLNLLDHIDAVQDEVSHRMDFIERELDVLESWLDYTGELEPPEPLARLPQLKHRMKRLMSQLGKVHQLALFGST, from the exons GGTTTTCAAGTGAATGACAAGGTCCTGGCAAGCTGGTCTGACTGCCGTTTCTATCCTGCTAAAGTCATCTCGGTCAATAAAGATG TGTCCTACACTGTGAAGTTCTTTGATGGCGTCATTCAAACAGTGAAAGGAATACACGTGAAACCTTTTATTAGAGAG AGAGGTGCAGGAAAGTCTCGGAGTTCTGAGAGAAACATGGTTCGGAGAGTCCCAAACCGCAAAGACCGCAGACCTCCAGTGAACGGTGAGCCCAGGAACAAGCGGGCTAGACGCAGCACCTCCGACCAGGAGAATGACAGTAACAGCGAAGAGGAGGAGCCGGAAGTGCGGGTGGTGAACGGCAAAAACAAGAGAGCAAACGGTAAAATGGAGGCCTCGCCGGCTCGGAAACAGTCAGAAGAGAATTCAGGGCAGCCGGAGCAGAAGAAGTTCAGCGGTGCAGAAGATGGCAGCCAACTTACAAATGGCGCTAAAGACTGTCATGATGACAAATGCCATGAAAATGGAGATgtgaaaaaggaagaagaggaagtggaCATGGAGGTGAATGCAACACAGCCATACACCGACACAGCAAAGCCATACACAGAGTTGCCCGATCAACCAGAGCAGGCAAGCCCTGGCGAATCCAATGAAGATTTGGAGCAGAAACCAAACATCAAATCAGAAAGCTTGCAGCCTAATACATCCCCTGCGCCTCAACCTGTCAAGC CTGTGAGGAAGCAAGGTTTCCACAACCCAAACAGATTTAGCAGAGAACCAC TGTACAGGGTGATCAAAAACCAACCTCCCCCCGTCCTTTCCATCAACCTCGACCATAACCCATTCAAATGTAGCGCCGCCGGCTGCACAAAGTCGTTCCGTAAAGCGAAGCTGTTGCATTACCACATGAAATATTACCACGGCGAGGAGCAGCCTCTGGAGGCCGAGTGCAGCCCCACCAGGAGCAGCCACAACAGGTCGGCGGACAAACAGGCTACTTGCACCGCTTTGGACGGCCCCAAGAGAAGACGAACCATTTCTGCTTCCATGC ACACAGTAGCTGCTGCGGCTAATCGAGGTGAAATGAAAGCTGCCGGCAGACGCACTTCCGCTCCCTCTGCAATCAACACGCATGGCCATCAGCAGAGGGTACTACTAAGGGAGAAAAGCAAGGAGAACCAGCTTGACAAGAATGGATGCCAGCAGCAGGATAAAGAGTCAGACAAGTTTGGCTTTGAGATGG GTCCGGTCAAAGATAGACCAAaagaaaaacccaaacaaaaggACTTCCTTCGCATTAAGCttaagaagaggaagaaaaagaagaaggtgCAGTCTG ACTGCACAGATATTGAGGAGAATATTGACTTCTCAGTACTGTGCCCTCCACCCAAATTGAAAATGCCATTCAAATATCCCCCCTCACACAATTACAAGCGTGAGGCCTACCGCTGCAGGCCTGGATACAGCGACTCGGTGCCGATAAATGTGGATG ATGATGACAGCTTAAGTGACTGGTCCACTGACAGCTGTGGGTGGAGTGACGAGGACTACGGGGTGGACGTGGATGTGACATCACCACCTTTGAGCCTGGACTGTGGCGCTGATGGCAATGACCAAGAGATTGTACGATGCATCTGTGAGGTGGAAGAGGAGAATGATTTCATGATCCAG TGTGAAGACTGCTTGTGCTGGCAGCATGGCACATGCATGGGCTTGCTGGAAGACAATGTTCCAGACAGATACGCTTGTTATATTTGCAGAGACCCGCCAG GCCAGAGACAGAGTCTACGCTACTGGTATGACCGTGACTGGTTAAACAATGGCCACATGCACGGTCTGTCCTTCTTGGAAGAAAACTACTCTCACCAAAACGCCAAGAAGATCACCACCACACACCAGCTGCTTGGAGACGTGCACCATGTGGTGGAGATTCTCAATGGACTTCAGTTGAAGATGAACATTTTGCA GACCAACACACATCCTGACCTGAAGCTGTGGCGCCAACCTTGGAAGAGAGTAGCAAGGCCACCAACCTGCTCGGACTCTTATCGGGGCAGCAACGCAGCCCCCTCTCCTGTCACTCCCGATGAGGACATGAGTCGTGGCGAGATTTTGATGTCCAACGCCCTCGAGAAGCTGAgccgggccgctgccgccgccactTCGTcgtcctcctgctcctcgtccCCCTTCCCGTCGTTCCAGGACTCGTACATCACCAGCGAACACTGCTACCAAAAACCACGGACCTACTACCCTGCAGTGGAGCAGAGACTGGTGGTGGAGACCCGACAGGGCTCGGAGCTTGAGGACAGCATGAGAAGCACTGAAGAGTTGCTGGAGCGTGAGCAGCGCTTTGGCAGCCTGCTAGAGACGGACAAGCCCAAATCCATCAGCATGAGCAacaag GCTACGTCTGGAGGCTCTTGGCCTGACGCTCAAATGAAGAGAGAGGTTTGGAGTCGTCCTGAAGAGGCTGCAGATAACTGCAAGCAACAACAGTGGCAGCTCAACTTGCTGGATCACATAGATGCAGTACAAGATGAGGTCTCGCACAGGATGGACTTTATTGAGCGAGAGTTGGACG TGCTGGAGAGCTGGTTGGACTACACGGGGGAACTGGAGCCTCCTGAACCGCTGGCCCGTCTGCCTCAGCTCAAACACCGCATGAAGCGGCTGATGTCACAGCTGGGAAAGGTGCATCAGCTCGCCCTGTTCGGCTCCACATGA
- the LOC144024503 gene encoding PHD finger protein 20-like isoform X2, translating to MSKTPPNRRGITFEVGAQLEARDSLKNWYAANIEKIDYDDEKVLIHYRQWSHRYDEWFEWTSPYLRPVERVQLRRQGLQDDAPVPGFQVNDKVLASWSDCRFYPAKVISVNKDVSYTVKFFDGVIQTVKGIHVKPFIRERGAGKSRSSERNMVRRVPNRKDRRPPVNGEPRNKRARRSTSDQENDSNSEEEEPEVRVVNGKNKRANGKMEASPARKQSEENSGQPEQKKFSGAEDGSQLTNGAKDCHDDKCHENGDVKKEEEEVDMEVNATQPYTDTAKPYTELPDQPEQASPGESNEDLEQKPNIKSESLQPNTSPAPQPVKPVRKQGFHNPNRFSREPLYRVIKNQPPPVLSINLDHNPFKCSAAGCTKSFRKAKLLHYHMKYYHGEEQPLEAECSPTRSSHNRSADKQATCTALDGPKRRRTISASMHTVAAAANRGEMKAAGRRTSAPSAINTHGHQQRVLLREKSKENQLDKNGCQQQDKESDKFGFEMGPVKDRPKEKPKQKDFLRIKLKKRKKKKKVQSDDDSLSDWSTDSCGWSDEDYGVDVDVTSPPLSLDCGADGNDQEIVRCICEVEEENDFMIQCEDCLCWQHGTCMGLLEDNVPDRYACYICRDPPGQRQSLRYWYDRDWLNNGHMHGLSFLEENYSHQNAKKITTTHQLLGDVHHVVEILNGLQLKMNILQTNTHPDLKLWRQPWKRVARPPTCSDSYRGSNAAPSPVTPDEDMSRGEILMSNALEKLSRAAAAATSSSSCSSSPFPSFQDSYITSEHCYQKPRTYYPAVEQRLVVETRQGSELEDSMRSTEELLEREQRFGSLLETDKPKSISMSNKATSGGSWPDAQMKREVWSRPEEAADNCKQQQWQLNLLDHIDAVQDEVSHRMDFIERELDVLESWLDYTGELEPPEPLARLPQLKHRMKRLMSQLGKVHQLALFGST from the exons GGTTTTCAAGTGAATGACAAGGTCCTGGCAAGCTGGTCTGACTGCCGTTTCTATCCTGCTAAAGTCATCTCGGTCAATAAAGATG TGTCCTACACTGTGAAGTTCTTTGATGGCGTCATTCAAACAGTGAAAGGAATACACGTGAAACCTTTTATTAGAGAG AGAGGTGCAGGAAAGTCTCGGAGTTCTGAGAGAAACATGGTTCGGAGAGTCCCAAACCGCAAAGACCGCAGACCTCCAGTGAACGGTGAGCCCAGGAACAAGCGGGCTAGACGCAGCACCTCCGACCAGGAGAATGACAGTAACAGCGAAGAGGAGGAGCCGGAAGTGCGGGTGGTGAACGGCAAAAACAAGAGAGCAAACGGTAAAATGGAGGCCTCGCCGGCTCGGAAACAGTCAGAAGAGAATTCAGGGCAGCCGGAGCAGAAGAAGTTCAGCGGTGCAGAAGATGGCAGCCAACTTACAAATGGCGCTAAAGACTGTCATGATGACAAATGCCATGAAAATGGAGATgtgaaaaaggaagaagaggaagtggaCATGGAGGTGAATGCAACACAGCCATACACCGACACAGCAAAGCCATACACAGAGTTGCCCGATCAACCAGAGCAGGCAAGCCCTGGCGAATCCAATGAAGATTTGGAGCAGAAACCAAACATCAAATCAGAAAGCTTGCAGCCTAATACATCCCCTGCGCCTCAACCTGTCAAGC CTGTGAGGAAGCAAGGTTTCCACAACCCAAACAGATTTAGCAGAGAACCAC TGTACAGGGTGATCAAAAACCAACCTCCCCCCGTCCTTTCCATCAACCTCGACCATAACCCATTCAAATGTAGCGCCGCCGGCTGCACAAAGTCGTTCCGTAAAGCGAAGCTGTTGCATTACCACATGAAATATTACCACGGCGAGGAGCAGCCTCTGGAGGCCGAGTGCAGCCCCACCAGGAGCAGCCACAACAGGTCGGCGGACAAACAGGCTACTTGCACCGCTTTGGACGGCCCCAAGAGAAGACGAACCATTTCTGCTTCCATGC ACACAGTAGCTGCTGCGGCTAATCGAGGTGAAATGAAAGCTGCCGGCAGACGCACTTCCGCTCCCTCTGCAATCAACACGCATGGCCATCAGCAGAGGGTACTACTAAGGGAGAAAAGCAAGGAGAACCAGCTTGACAAGAATGGATGCCAGCAGCAGGATAAAGAGTCAGACAAGTTTGGCTTTGAGATGG GTCCGGTCAAAGATAGACCAAaagaaaaacccaaacaaaaggACTTCCTTCGCATTAAGCttaagaagaggaagaaaaagaagaaggtgCAGTCTG ATGATGACAGCTTAAGTGACTGGTCCACTGACAGCTGTGGGTGGAGTGACGAGGACTACGGGGTGGACGTGGATGTGACATCACCACCTTTGAGCCTGGACTGTGGCGCTGATGGCAATGACCAAGAGATTGTACGATGCATCTGTGAGGTGGAAGAGGAGAATGATTTCATGATCCAG TGTGAAGACTGCTTGTGCTGGCAGCATGGCACATGCATGGGCTTGCTGGAAGACAATGTTCCAGACAGATACGCTTGTTATATTTGCAGAGACCCGCCAG GCCAGAGACAGAGTCTACGCTACTGGTATGACCGTGACTGGTTAAACAATGGCCACATGCACGGTCTGTCCTTCTTGGAAGAAAACTACTCTCACCAAAACGCCAAGAAGATCACCACCACACACCAGCTGCTTGGAGACGTGCACCATGTGGTGGAGATTCTCAATGGACTTCAGTTGAAGATGAACATTTTGCA GACCAACACACATCCTGACCTGAAGCTGTGGCGCCAACCTTGGAAGAGAGTAGCAAGGCCACCAACCTGCTCGGACTCTTATCGGGGCAGCAACGCAGCCCCCTCTCCTGTCACTCCCGATGAGGACATGAGTCGTGGCGAGATTTTGATGTCCAACGCCCTCGAGAAGCTGAgccgggccgctgccgccgccactTCGTcgtcctcctgctcctcgtccCCCTTCCCGTCGTTCCAGGACTCGTACATCACCAGCGAACACTGCTACCAAAAACCACGGACCTACTACCCTGCAGTGGAGCAGAGACTGGTGGTGGAGACCCGACAGGGCTCGGAGCTTGAGGACAGCATGAGAAGCACTGAAGAGTTGCTGGAGCGTGAGCAGCGCTTTGGCAGCCTGCTAGAGACGGACAAGCCCAAATCCATCAGCATGAGCAacaag GCTACGTCTGGAGGCTCTTGGCCTGACGCTCAAATGAAGAGAGAGGTTTGGAGTCGTCCTGAAGAGGCTGCAGATAACTGCAAGCAACAACAGTGGCAGCTCAACTTGCTGGATCACATAGATGCAGTACAAGATGAGGTCTCGCACAGGATGGACTTTATTGAGCGAGAGTTGGACG TGCTGGAGAGCTGGTTGGACTACACGGGGGAACTGGAGCCTCCTGAACCGCTGGCCCGTCTGCCTCAGCTCAAACACCGCATGAAGCGGCTGATGTCACAGCTGGGAAAGGTGCATCAGCTCGCCCTGTTCGGCTCCACATGA